The Persephonella sp. genome includes a region encoding these proteins:
- the accD gene encoding acetyl-CoA carboxylase, carboxyltransferase subunit beta, translating to MGLKDLISKFKGRKKLQVERGEWLKCEKCKTLLYSEDLKRNMKICPHCGYNFRMNAKERVEMFLDEIYEYDLFPKIAPVDVIDFKDTKKYKDRIKTAQEKTGLKDAIIIAYGKIYDREVILAPMDFRFMGGSMGSVVGAKFVRGAEFAIEKGIPFITVTASGGARMQESIVSLMQMAKTSIAVDKMNKAGVLYISILTDPTMGGVSASFAFLGDVIIAEPDSLIGFAGPRVIEQTIKQQLPEGFQRSEFLLEKGQIDMVVDRKNLKKTVYTLIKQLNG from the coding sequence ATGGGTTTAAAAGACCTTATAAGTAAGTTTAAAGGAAGAAAGAAACTTCAGGTTGAAAGGGGAGAGTGGCTCAAATGTGAAAAGTGTAAAACCCTCCTCTACAGCGAAGATCTTAAGAGGAATATGAAGATATGTCCACACTGCGGCTATAACTTTAGAATGAATGCGAAAGAAAGGGTTGAGATGTTTCTTGATGAGATATACGAATATGACCTGTTCCCAAAGATAGCTCCGGTTGATGTTATAGATTTTAAAGACACAAAAAAATACAAAGATAGAATAAAAACAGCTCAGGAAAAAACAGGTCTCAAAGATGCGATAATCATAGCTTACGGTAAGATTTACGACAGAGAAGTCATTCTTGCCCCTATGGATTTCAGATTTATGGGCGGAAGTATGGGGAGCGTTGTGGGGGCAAAGTTTGTGAGAGGAGCTGAGTTTGCGATAGAAAAAGGAATACCATTTATAACCGTTACAGCCTCAGGTGGTGCAAGAATGCAGGAGAGTATCGTTTCATTGATGCAGATGGCAAAGACATCAATAGCTGTTGATAAGATGAATAAGGCAGGGGTTCTGTATATCTCTATCCTAACAGATCCAACAATGGGAGGAGTTTCTGCTTCTTTTGCTTTCCTGGGAGATGTGATAATAGCTGAGCCTGACTCTCTTATAGGGTTTGCAGGACCAAGGGTTATTGAGCAGACTATAAAACAACAACTTCCTGAAGGTTTCCAAAGATCTGAGTTTCTCCTTGAGAAA
- a CDS encoding polyphenol oxidase family protein, whose amino-acid sequence MRHLKFKNLNIVYTEAKDGNQKDPEIRKEILKIYGFDKVFIPNQKHTNRVLDFFDSETEADGIFVKEKGKPAGVLTADCLPVVITDFNSFSVVHAGWRGLVNGIIENALGFFDRKKDIFAFIGPSAGKCCYEVQEDFMESMLKKGIDKKYFYQDGKIRFSLKELAEDKLKRYGIKEVFDISLCNICSDKFFSYRKGDFDKRILTFAWLED is encoded by the coding sequence ATGAGGCATTTAAAATTCAAAAATCTTAATATTGTTTACACAGAAGCAAAAGACGGCAATCAAAAGGATCCTGAAATAAGAAAAGAGATTTTAAAGATATACGGTTTTGATAAGGTTTTTATACCTAACCAAAAGCATACAAACAGGGTTTTAGACTTTTTTGACTCTGAGACTGAGGCTGATGGGATTTTTGTAAAAGAAAAGGGAAAACCTGCAGGCGTTCTAACAGCAGACTGCCTTCCTGTTGTTATAACTGATTTTAATTCTTTTTCCGTTGTTCATGCAGGCTGGAGAGGTCTGGTGAACGGGATAATAGAGAATGCTCTGGGTTTTTTTGACAGGAAAAAAGATATTTTTGCTTTTATAGGTCCTTCAGCAGGAAAATGCTGTTATGAGGTGCAGGAAGATTTTATGGAAAGTATGCTGAAAAAAGGTATAGATAAAAAATATTTTTATCAAGATGGCAAAATCAGATTTTCTCTTAAAGAGCTTGCTGAAGATAAATTAAAAAGGTATGGAATAAAAGAGGTATTTGATATATCTTTATGTAATATTTGCTCGGATAAATTTTTTTCTTACAGAAAGGGAGATTTTGATAAAAGAATTCTTACTTTTGCATGGCTGGAGGATTAA
- the hisD gene encoding histidinol dehydrogenase, whose protein sequence is MKIVDLRGKIFTESKELENLIKRSEMEVEQFEGSVKQILKDVKEKGDQAVIHYTKKFDGVELSPEEFEVPFSQIEEAYEKLDEETRWALEVAYERVRKFHEAQVENSFFIEEEGMILGQKVIPMERAGLYVPGGKAAYPSTVIMNAVPAIVAGVKEIIICSPNPNRYTLAAAYICGIEKVYRIGGAQAIGAMAYGTETIKKVDKIVGPGNIFVALAKKNVYGHVDIDSIAGPSEILVIADQNADPEWVAADLLSQAEHDELAAAILVTTSKELAEKVKDILYNRFLVNFSRESIARKSLENYGHAFVVDDLDTAAKVSNHIAPEHLEIMTENPFNLLNKIKHAGAIFLGKYSTEPLGDYVLGPNHVLPTGRAARFSSPLGVYDFIKRSSVIYVTEEGFNRVEKYARKIAEAEGLEAHKLGVEIRLSK, encoded by the coding sequence ATGAAGATAGTAGATTTAAGAGGAAAAATATTTACAGAAAGCAAGGAGCTTGAAAATCTGATAAAAAGAAGCGAGATGGAGGTTGAACAGTTTGAAGGTTCTGTAAAACAAATTTTGAAAGATGTGAAAGAAAAAGGAGATCAGGCTGTAATACATTACACAAAAAAATTTGATGGTGTGGAGCTTTCGCCCGAAGAGTTTGAGGTTCCTTTCAGTCAGATAGAAGAGGCTTACGAAAAACTTGATGAAGAAACAAGATGGGCTCTTGAGGTTGCATACGAAAGGGTAAGAAAATTCCATGAAGCACAGGTTGAAAACTCATTTTTTATAGAAGAAGAAGGAATGATATTAGGTCAGAAGGTTATACCTATGGAAAGGGCTGGTCTTTATGTCCCTGGAGGAAAGGCAGCTTATCCGTCAACGGTCATAATGAATGCTGTTCCTGCTATAGTAGCCGGTGTGAAGGAGATAATAATCTGCTCACCAAACCCAAACAGATACACACTTGCTGCCGCATACATTTGCGGTATAGAGAAGGTTTACAGGATAGGTGGAGCTCAGGCTATAGGTGCGATGGCTTACGGGACAGAAACGATAAAAAAGGTTGACAAGATAGTTGGTCCAGGGAATATCTTTGTTGCCCTTGCAAAGAAAAATGTTTATGGGCATGTTGATATAGATTCTATTGCAGGACCTTCTGAGATACTTGTTATAGCAGATCAAAACGCAGATCCTGAATGGGTTGCTGCTGATCTTTTATCACAGGCTGAACATGATGAACTTGCAGCAGCTATTCTTGTTACAACATCAAAAGAGTTGGCAGAAAAGGTTAAAGACATACTTTACAACAGATTTCTTGTAAACTTCTCAAGAGAAAGTATAGCAAGAAAATCCCTTGAAAACTACGGTCATGCTTTTGTTGTTGATGATCTTGATACAGCTGCCAAAGTTTCAAACCATATAGCACCTGAGCATCTCGAGATAATGACTGAAAACCCATTTAATCTGCTTAATAAGATAAAACATGCGGGAGCGATATTCTTAGGCAAATACTCAACAGAGCCCCTTGGGGATTATGTTCTTGGACCTAACCATGTCCTTCCAACAGGTAGAGCGGCGAGGTTTTCATCACCTCTGGGGGTTTACGACTTTATCAAAAGATCATCAGTTATATACGTGACAGAAGAAGGTTTTAACAGAGTAGAAAAATACGCAAGGAAGATAGCAGAGGCAGAAGGTTTAGAGGCTCATAAATTAGGGGTAGAAATAAGATTATCAAAATAA
- the dnaJ gene encoding molecular chaperone DnaJ: protein MAEKMDYYEILGVSRNATQEEIKKAYRRLARKYHPDLNPNNKEAEEKFKQISEAYQVLSDPEKRKLYDQFGHAAFTGAGAGTGRESGFEGFGGFGMNIDDILEDLFNFSDFFGGGRRRTYQDKKRTYRSERGEDIYQTVTISLEDAYKGTTLTIEVPRYVICEKCAGTGQKPGSQPTVCPECRGTGQITYSSGFMHISQTCPRCKGTGYIQEPCDQCNGRGLVMKTETVKVRIPPGVDNGTKLRVPGKGHSGRFGGPPGDLWIIVNVQPHWLYERKGDNLYVKVNINVAEAITGTEIEIPTIDGKTEKVKIPEGTQGGQQIRIHGKGMPRLKSSGYGDLVVVVNVVIPSKKELSKKAKKLVEELSKELPKPTTRFEKP, encoded by the coding sequence ATGGCAGAAAAAATGGATTATTATGAGATATTAGGAGTAAGCAGAAACGCAACACAGGAAGAGATAAAGAAAGCCTACAGAAGGCTTGCCAGGAAGTACCACCCAGACCTTAACCCTAACAACAAAGAAGCTGAAGAAAAATTTAAACAGATAAGTGAGGCATATCAGGTTCTGTCTGATCCTGAAAAAAGAAAGTTATACGATCAGTTCGGTCATGCAGCGTTTACAGGAGCTGGAGCAGGAACAGGAAGAGAAAGCGGTTTTGAAGGTTTTGGCGGATTTGGAATGAATATTGATGATATATTAGAGGATCTTTTTAACTTTTCTGATTTCTTTGGAGGAGGTAGAAGAAGAACATACCAGGATAAAAAAAGAACCTACAGAAGCGAAAGAGGAGAGGACATATATCAGACTGTAACAATCTCCCTTGAAGACGCATACAAAGGAACAACCTTAACCATAGAAGTTCCAAGATATGTAATATGTGAAAAATGTGCAGGAACAGGACAGAAACCTGGAAGCCAGCCTACTGTATGCCCAGAATGTAGAGGAACAGGCCAGATAACATACTCATCAGGGTTTATGCATATATCCCAGACATGCCCAAGATGTAAAGGAACAGGATACATACAGGAGCCGTGCGATCAGTGCAACGGTCGGGGTCTGGTTATGAAAACAGAAACCGTTAAGGTCAGAATACCTCCGGGCGTTGACAACGGAACAAAACTGAGAGTTCCAGGAAAAGGACACAGCGGAAGGTTTGGAGGACCTCCGGGGGATCTGTGGATCATTGTAAATGTCCAGCCCCACTGGCTTTACGAAAGAAAAGGAGACAACCTTTATGTAAAGGTTAATATAAATGTTGCCGAAGCTATTACAGGAACAGAGATTGAAATCCCTACAATAGACGGAAAAACTGAAAAAGTCAAAATACCTGAAGGAACACAGGGAGGTCAGCAGATAAGAATTCACGGAAAAGGAATGCCAAGGCTTAAGTCTTCAGGATATGGAGATCTGGTCGTTGTTGTAAATGTCGTTATACCTTCAAAAAAAGAGCTTTCAAAAAAGGCTAAAAAATTAGTTGAGGAACTTTCAAAGGAACTTCCAAAGCCAACAACAAGGTTTGAAAAACCTTAA